The Setaria viridis chromosome 6, Setaria_viridis_v4.0, whole genome shotgun sequence genome includes the window CATCATCCGAGATTGGTGGCTTTGATCCAAAGACCGCATTAGCGATGGTAATAGCCCCAGGGTTTTGGCTGCTGAGCGCAGCGAGTGCAACCGCTGGCTTGTCGTGGATGGGGTTGAACTGGAAGTGGATGAGCCCTTCGGGGAATACAAACACATCACCCTTGTTGAGGACCTTGGCAAACAATGTGTTGTTTGGGTTGGAGGTGACAAACCCAACATAGAGGGTCCCCTCAAGCACTGTTAGGATCTCAGTGGCACGTGGGTGGGTGTGTGGTGGATTCTCACCTAGGGGTGCATAGTCAATGCGAGCTAGAGAGATGCCTAGAGTGTTGAGACCAGGGAGCTGCAAGGCACTGATCAATGTGACATTAGATCCCACCTTGCTATGCGCGGTGTTCCTAGGCTCGTCAAGTTTAGCTGCCTTGAAGAAGTCATCTGCATTCACGGCCATGGGGTCCTTGCAAGCAAACCCATTCACCTTCACTGTATGCATAGAAGAAGCCATATAGATACACATAGATCAGAAACTAGGTAGCGCAGAAGGTTAGAAGTTCACTGTATGCAAATTAAGAACGAAGAAGGAAAATAGAAACAGGAAGATGTGCACTCTGACAGAAGAGCACTTGTTTTGATTCGTGTTTACTACATTAACATCAAAACATGCATTAAACTAAGCCAGTGTTCATGCATATACCAGGAGAGTGCTTGTCAGCTACACAGAAGTCCTGGAGTGGGCTAGGATCGGAAGCATTAGCCTGGCAAGCGACCAATGCTAGAAAAACAGCAAGAAGGAAGTAGGAGGAGGGGGCCATTTTTGTTTCTCCTCGTGCTTCTTTGTCGGTGCTTTTCGCAGTAGGCTAACCAGCTGCTTGTGTTTGTTTTCTTGATGCTTTGGTGAGGAAGAAGGGGGATGGATGTGTTTATATAGCCACAGCACGGTAGCATCGTGAACGCCTGAACAACTGAGTAAGTCACACGTTGAACCGGCCAACAGAAGAACTGGTCTCTGGTTGCTAGAACCTGCTGATGGAACAACACAGCTACATCAACCTTTGAAAGCTATATCGCTTTCAATATTTTGACACGCTACTACCAAATCTGATCAGGTCTCTTTGCTCCTGGCCAAATATAGAAAAAGTATACCCGTTCCTTTCTGTGTTGAATGGCATAAATAAGATGGTTACCCTGAGTGGCACACATTTCAATTTGATCAATCTCGTACATCAAAATTCTAGGGAGCTAAGgaacaaacaaaaaacaaaggGAGATGTGGTCGATCTCGGTCGGAGGTTGGGGATGATAGGTGGGGGCCATCCGtcagcggtggagcggaggcaTGTGTGGGAGCGGGCTggtgttgacggcagttagcacgccaaattgtgaaccgcaagcgcacggatcagttatATCTTCTCCCTCAgagattcccccaaggtttatcaatccacggaACAAGGGATTTGAACGCCTAACTATGCACTAATCGATGTAACCGAAAGCTCTTTATATAGGATATGATTATGCTATCAAAAGAACTAAGCAATCTAGATTAAGATGGATAGAGAGTAAAGGTTGTGGACAAGATAGATTaaacgcttgtcctagggatctaggatcacttgtagatgcaatcgccATGAATGAGCGAATTAGATCTAGGTGTTATCGTGAGTGGTTGTGAACCATGTCAAACACTTTCCCACCCGCAATAATGTTACTGCACAGGGATACTCAACTATCGGAACATAAGAACACCTCAAGATGattattctaggtaagcaaataagcaacccaaagtagcgctggccaacctttacatgaaagagcatcatcaagatatgattgatAACAAAACAGATCTTAAACAAAGGTTCGacaattacaaatcaagatcttcaTACAACCAAGAGGACAAACAGAGGTATTACCTACTTGTGGTGGTAGTGGATGGTGTTTACATGGTGATTTTTCTCTTCTCCAACTCTCCTTCCTTGAAATTCGTgatggggtatttatagtctcaaATAGGAGGCGGCTCTGGGTCAATGTCGGTGAAAATACCCTAGAGATCATCGTATGCTAAACACTGAAGAAACGGGAGGCCGACCGGGTCATGGAATGGGCTAGGCTGATTGGTCTGGCCCTTCCTAGCACTTAtagtcctctccttccttgtgCTATCTTCCCTCgacgacccatgtccaaatatccattaataTCCTTATATAAACCCCCTTGactatgtcgtatttcctgccaaaatacaatatgctccaaaacacaacacatatgcaataatatGGTTATTTGAGGTGCCAAAtagcgggttagtataagaataagcatgaaaacactaattcaatagcactaaaagtgtatcaataatgagcgtcaacagcTAGCGCGGAGGGAAACGGTCCGAGGCAAGCTAGGCCAGCGGCCGGCGAGCTGGGCCAACAGAGGTGAAGCCAGcggcctgctgctgcagcagctgaaAGAGGGCCCAGGCCGAAGGAAGATGAAGGCCAGgtggaagaagaacaagaaaacaaagaaaaagaagaaacttTGCTATTTTCAAACAGATTCAAACAAAATGAAttcaaatctgaaatttgaaCTCAGCAACCCAGCAACCAAAATCAATGCactagcatgaatgcaacaatgcaAACctaagattcattaattaaattTCAGGAAAATATTTTAATGCCTAAGAAATTGAATAAAATCTTAGAAAAGCCTTAAATACTTAAACAAGCTCAAACAAATTCTAGAAAATTGTAATAAATTTTTATTCAATTGCAAAATTGAAAAtttagggtgttacaaatcTTGTATGTACGGAAAATGTAAACAGTACAAAAAACATCAGCATAATGGTGTGAAACCACCAGTTATGCATGATCACATAAATTGTATTAAACTAGTTTTACCAACATTTACTTGGTCGCCATTGTGTTGGAGCGGTTACTTGCAAGTTAAACAAGTAATATAAGTCCTCCAGGAATACCAGATCAAAAACTACGTGGTCTGCCTGGTCACCTTCTTGACTTTGTTCGTATCACACATATCCTCCGCTCCTCAGGCAGGAAGCAAGCAGCTGCATAAATGAGAAATGGTATTTAGTTAGGCGAAGCATGTGGCTGCGTGACACTGTGGTGTATGTAAAACGATACACGTCATGCATCATACACTCAACTAACAAATTTGACGTCTTCTCTTTGCTCTCATCAAAAGAAAAGTAtggctttcttttctttttgctatTGGGATGCAGGGTCCAAGATGGTTaccttttgcaaaaataaattttaaattaGGGAATAGAGTAAATTAGGGAGTTTCCCAGTAATCAACAAAGTGCTCAAGATTCTCATGAAAAGCTTTAGATCTAGTAAGCGATGCCTTGTGTCTAGTGGctagaagaacttcgagtccacaaactttGGCTGAATATTACAAAAGAATCTTGGAAGCAGGAGCATAAAAATTATTGTACTTAGATTGCAAGCAGGAGcataaaaagttgggtaccacactagaaatgctgcaatggataGAAACACATCATGTGTTTGATAAGGGATTTGAGGGATATTGAAtattgtaaagaacatgcttcctaagaattatgaattgccatccacaacatatgaagctaaacaagttgtttgccctctgggattggaggttcaaatgatacatgcatgccctaattgtatcctctatcgtggtcatgaatacgagaaattggatgcttgtcttATGCACGGAGCACTGCGGAATTAGATCatgcgagatgatcctggtgatgctgagggcagcctcccaagaagagagtccCACGAAcatgatgtggtatttccctataataccatgtttgaaacatttgttcagaaacaaggcgaatgctaagttgatgcgatggcacaaagaagaatgtaagcaagatgacatGCTGAGACACCCAGCTAATGGAGCCCAGTGGAGATAAATttatagagcattcccggactttgaaagggATGCAAgtaacataaggtttggtttaagtattgatagattcaatccattcggtgagttgagtagtggtcatagtacttggcctgtgaccctatgtatgttcaatctTCATCCTTGGCtatgcatgaagcagaagttcattatgatgtggtgcttatccaaggcccaaaacaacccggcaacgacattgacgtgtacctaagaccattggttgatgagcTTTTACTGCTCtgtaaggaagaaggtgtacgtgtgtgggatcaggataaacaagagagctttgtcctacgagcattgttgtttaTAACCATCAATTATTGGcatgcattgagtaaccttttagGACAACCAAACAAGGGATACCAGGCCTGCAACCACTGTTTGGAGGATACAGAcatcatgtatttgaaacattgtaggaaggttatgtatatgggtcatcgtcaattttttcctgctaaccacccattaagaaagaaagggatgcatttcaaaggggcgctagactataaaaaacctgcacaccctAATGaaaagcgtgtatttgagatgataaaggatgtagtAGTCTTtagaaagggtcttggtagcaaacctgttctgaacgatgataacggacgtgcacccatgtagaagaagaagtctatattttgggagctaccttattaggaaatcctagaggtccgcaacgcaattAACACGATgaacctgatgaagaatctttgcgtgaacatgcAAGGCTTCCTGGGTTGTTAtaggaactcaaaagatacattggaagcatgatagGACCTGAAACTTATAAAGCAACAAGATGACCATtatccgaaaaagagagataaaggacaacactacttacatcctgccaATTACACTCTCATCAAGGAAGAGAAGAATAGCATGTTTGattgcatgaatagtatcaaggttcagTCTGgatactcctcgaatataaagggaataattaatatgaaagaaaagaaattcaaaaatttaaaggcccatgactaccacatgttgatgacccagttgcttctggttgcattgaggggtattctaccagagaatgtacgattgactctcgtaaagctatgcacctttctcaatgcaatttcgcagaaggcaattgatccaaccaagctactaaagctacagaatgatgtggtacaatgtcttgtcaaCTTTGAGTTGGTacttccaccatccttcttcaaaaTTATGATGCACCTCCCAGTTCACATAGTTAAaaagattactattctcggtctAGTATTCTTGCACAATATGTGatctttcgagaggttcatatcaatcctaaaaaactatattcttaatcatgcccgtccaaagcgaagcatcaccaagggatatggaatcgaatgtcattgagttttgtgttcattttattgactcaattaatttgattggggttccaGTATCACGTCACAAGGGGAGGCTACGGGGGAAGGGAACCCTTGGAAGAAAATCATGTTTGAACACTGATAGTGATTTGtttcataaagcacacttcatgatTCTGCAACAATCAACCTTGAGGGCcccgtatatcgaggaacacaaccagattctatttttccaatacccaatgaaatccgatgcttgaattatacgtcatcacatgattacttttccctcttggttgcgtcaacaccttatgggtaactccatgattcatgaacaacttgtttggttagctaggggatcttctagcacaatcgtgaaattccagggttgcgagataaatggttatatatTTTACTCAAGAGCTCAAGACCAAAAAAGCACTAACTAAAATAGTGGCGTCCGTATAGATGTCATAGACAGCCACAAGAGCAATGACTTGTATTATGATTTTATAAAGGATATTTGGGAACTCGACTACTGACTgctgaacatccctctatttcgttGCTAATGGGTGAAGCTGACTGGAGGTGGTGTAATGAAAGATcaatatggaatgacaatagtggacctgagcaagactggatacaaagatgaaccattcgtccttgctaatgatgtgcataaggttttctatgtgaaggacatatctagcaaacccaagaataattcagaagataaagaaaaataatgggagccaaagtgccacatagttcttccagatAAAAGAGTAACCGTGGGAGTCAAGGATAAAACGGACCAGTCAAATGATTTTCATCAgcttgatggcatgcctccattcgctgtcgaagttgacccaagcatcatgctagccaaagaagaggctctgtACTTACGCCgtgatcatgaccaaggaaatTTGGTCAAGAAGaaattttttaatgttacattgtaatgatCTACGGtcaacctttatgtaatgctctatggtcatATGTCAGAACCTTTCTATTATATTTTAGTGATATGAAAAACTAATTTATGTAATGCACTAGATATGATCATCGAGTTTTTTGGTCATCACATTATTATTTGATCAAATTATTATGAGGTTGTGCGCGAAATGCAAAGGGGAGGAAATTGGGACTTCCATCAAGAGCAAGTTCAAAATTATTATGAGGTTTAAAACAATTGAATACACTTAATcattatcaaattatttattataAGAGTTTTTTATCAATAAAGTGTAGAAATTATttgataatttaatatatttttgcatgttcaaaatattgaATATTACCATTTTTCTTGGATGATAGAAGTACCAAAATCAATTTAGAAACATATGAAGAAATCAACTTAATTTAATCAAACTGTTGGTATAGCGTGGGAAGTGAAATGGGAGAATatcgtttagtcccggttggtagtaacaacagggactaaagggggggcaTTTTCATCTCCCGCGTGCcagccaccctttagtcccaggtgatattatgacccgggactaaagaccccccctttagtcccagtggtaataccaaccgggactaaagagcgaTATAAATATTCCAACCCCTTCTCTATCCTCGGGACCTAGCCGTTTTCATCGCCTGCCGCTCCCTTTCGTCATCCTCGTCGCCTCCGAAGCCGCCGCATCGCCACCGTCATCTCCGCGGGCATCCACGATGATGTCATCATCGCTCCCCGGCCACCGCATCGCCACCATAATCTCCGTGCCCTGGTTCCCCGATGTgacccccctcccccaccccatCCCCACAGAGCGTCGCTTCAGGTGGCCCGGCCCGACACCGCACGCCGCCATGCCGCTGACCTTGATCTCCTTCGCCTCCGCGCCCCGCagctccccggcggcgccctcctcctcccccaacaTCGCCCTCCCGGCCTAGCGCTGTGCACCCAGCCGCATCACCACCGTCGACCGCCCCTTCTCCTCCGGCTAGCCCCCTCTGCGATGCTCGCGTGGCCCCGACAACGCCCCTCTTGCGCCGCCATCCGTCGCAGCCCCCTGTGCTGCCTTCCTGATGCCCCGACCTACCCCCACCACCCGTCAGCTGGTAAGTACGGTGCCAATCGGGTGCTAACGCAAGCCAAAAAGGAttgccatcatcatctagggcaagATGGAACATGACCTACTTGATCGAGGTATCGTATCAGTGACTATTAACTAGCCTAATCAatcaaagaattggtattacgctcctGGAGGCACCCTTAGCCCTGAGGATGGGACTTGTTTTCAATGAAACAATATGTGAGAAGGCCCTTAGGCTTATCgaaaacattgaagattctaaagtGGGAAAGTTCAAGCTtgatagagagaatgatgagctgacTTTAGCGCTcaggaatcccgaacacccaggacATTGCCGAGGCTTCGGTGTGGTTTCAAGGAAGTAGGCTTTCCATAGGGACATTGACACGTACAAAAGctagaagagaagaaaggaacaacaagaggagaggtggcggcgcatgttagaagctaaagtgcatgaaCAAGATGTAAGAATGTCGGAAGAAATTAATTGGCGAGTGGCCCTGGCAGTTattgagatggcccaatctggagtaCTGCTGGATCCCAACGTGGTCGTtagcccttctcaatgctgaAGCAACTGTGATTCCAGAGGAGACCTCTATGAGAATATGCCAATCTTACCCATGGTTGTGCtggacaaccaacggtaccttgtgga containing:
- the LOC117861193 gene encoding germin-like protein 8-7 yields the protein MAPSSYFLLAVFLALVACQANASDPSPLQDFCVADKHSPVKVNGFACKDPMAVNADDFFKAAKLDEPRNTAHSKVGSNVTLISALQLPGLNTLGISLARIDYAPLGENPPHTHPRATEILTVLEGTLYVGFVTSNPNNTLFAKVLNKGDVFVFPEGLIHFQFNPIHDKPAVALAALSSQNPGAITIANAVFGSKPPISDDVLAKAFQVEKGTIDWLQAQFWENNHY